From Triticum aestivum cultivar Chinese Spring chromosome 4A, IWGSC CS RefSeq v2.1, whole genome shotgun sequence, a single genomic window includes:
- the LOC123088085 gene encoding hydroxycinnamoyltransferase 2: MQSGVTADADADAELDLPAASARAPLQPPGEMPLERFDLRIASRELVPASDPPPGFPAVHAVSNLDLVLGPFPIYLVSIYPPPPGGLGPVLAAVRAALPAYLSRFFPFAGRVVRHPDTNVPEVACDNAGAELVVADAAGVPLAAVDFARVDRSLGMIQIPFDAGLALSLQVVRFACGGFALTVATNHLLADGRAFILLLNSLAEMVRAGGGGLSRGPLLDRSSLLPPRSPPVYSPSLDAEFARFTPATMINPLLAAAMERRLYRIDAADLAGLQIAASSGDGRRASRFVALCAHVWKLLARAVGDSDPNCRMAWIVDGRKCVEPSEGALDMYMGNVVTYTSREASVAGLLRAPLHDVAAAARAAMASVMTRGRFQELVDWVEVNKTAYKDGGKWTEAVNLGLGSPALVISGLLPFAIDGDLGFGKPRLVLPWLRHGRLGSASVTVVPCPGGDGSWFVGGTRLWPRLVEVIEAGPESLLKPVTAASLGFEAPHGSRL, encoded by the coding sequence ATGCAGAGCGGAGTCACCGCTGACGCAGACGCAGACGCAGAGCTGGACCTGCCGGCCGCCTCGGCGCGAGCTCCGCTCCAGCCGCCCGGCGAGATGCCGCTGGAGCGCTTCGACCTGCGGATCGCCTCCCGGGAGCTGGTGCCGGCCTCCGACCCTCCCCCGGGCTTCCCGGCCGTCCACGCCGTCTCCaacctcgacctcgtcctcggccCCTTCCCCATCTACCTCGTCAGCATCTACCCGCCCCCGCCTGGCGGCCTGGGCCCCGTGCTCGCCGCCGTCCGCGCGGCCCTCCCGGCCTACCTCTCCCGCTTCTTCCCCTTCGCCGGCCGCGTCGTGCGCCACCCGGACACCAACGTCCCCGAGGTCGCCTGCGACAACGCCGGCgccgagctcgtcgtcgccgacgccgccggggtccccctcgccgccgtcgACTTCGCGCGCGTCGACCGGTCCCTGGGCATGATCCAGATCCCGTTCGACGCTGGGCTCGCGCTGTCGCTGCAGGTGGTCCGGTTCGCGTGCGGCGGGTTCGCGCTGACCGTTGCCACCAACCACCTCCTCGCCGACGGCCGGGCGTTCATCCTGCTGCTCAACAGCCTCGCGGAGATGGTCCGCGCCGGCGGCGGGGGGCTCTCCCGCGGGCCGCTGCTCGACCGGTCCTCCCTGCTCCCCCCGCGGTCGCCGCCGGTGTATAGCCCGTCGCTGGACGCGGAGTTCGCGAGGTTCACGCCGGCGACCATGATCAATCCCCTCCTGGCCGCGGCCATGGAGCGGCGCCTGTACCGCATCGACGCGGCCGACCTCGCCGGGCTCCAGATCGCGGCGTCGTCCGGCGATGGTCGCCGCGCCTCGCGCTTCGTGGCGCTGTGCGCGCACGTCTGGAAACTCCTGGCCCGTGCGGTCGGCGACTCCGACCCGAACTGCCGGATGGCGTGGATCGTCGACGGCCGGAAGTGCGTGGAGCCGTCGGAGGGCGCGCTGGACATGTACATGGGGAACGTGGTCACCTACACGTCACGCGAGGCGAGCGTGGCGGGGCTGCTGCGCGCGCCGCTGCACGACGTGGCGGCCGCCGCGCGCGCGGCCATGGCGTCGGTGATGACCAGGGGCAGGTTCCAGGAGCTGGTGGACTGGGTGGAGGTGAACAAGACGGCGTACAAGGACGGCGGGAAGTGGACGGAGGCGGTGAACCTCGGCCTGGGCAGCCCGGCGCTGGTGATCTCCGGCCTGCTCCCGTTCGCCATCGACGGGGACCTGGGCTTCGGGAAGCCGAGGCTGGTCCTGCCGTGGCTGCGGCACGGCCGGCTGGGGTCGGCCTCGGTGACGGTCGTGCCCTGCCCGGGCGGGGACGGGTCGTGGTTCGTAGGCGGCAcgcggctgtggccgcggctggttGAGGTGATCGAGGCCGGCCCGGAGAGCCTGCTGAAGCCGGTGACCGCGGCGAGCCTGGGGTTCGAGGCGCCCCACGGCTCTCGTCTGTGA